From Streptomyces sp. TLI_105, the proteins below share one genomic window:
- a CDS encoding alpha/beta fold hydrolase: MPFAETLATSTFYEDRGTGPALLLVHGHPFDHTMWQPQIDRFSRTHRVIAPDLRGYGATPLGATTGSTGLDDFAEDLTDLLDSLGIDDCVVAGLSMGGQIAMELVRRHPERVRGLVLADTFPAAETEDGKKTRNAMADRLLREGMRGYADEVLDRMVAPYNTHAAPHVHRMMCATDPVAAAAALRGRAERPDHRETLAAVTVPALVVVGRDDTYTPVADAEEMHALLPHSTLTVIERAAHLPNLERPEEFDATLDAFLRSLVRTS, from the coding sequence ATGCCCTTCGCCGAAACCCTCGCCACCAGCACCTTCTACGAGGACCGGGGCACCGGCCCCGCCCTCCTCCTCGTCCACGGCCACCCCTTCGACCACACCATGTGGCAGCCGCAGATCGACCGCTTCTCCCGCACCCACCGCGTCATCGCCCCCGACCTGCGGGGCTACGGCGCCACGCCCCTGGGCGCGACGACCGGCTCCACCGGCCTCGACGACTTCGCCGAGGACCTCACCGACCTCCTCGACTCGCTGGGGATCGACGACTGCGTCGTCGCCGGCCTCTCCATGGGCGGCCAGATCGCCATGGAGCTCGTCCGCCGCCACCCCGAGCGGGTCCGGGGCCTCGTCCTCGCCGACACCTTCCCGGCCGCCGAGACTGAGGACGGCAAGAAGACCCGCAACGCCATGGCCGACCGGCTCCTGCGGGAGGGCATGCGCGGATACGCCGACGAGGTGCTGGACCGGATGGTCGCCCCGTACAACACGCACGCCGCGCCGCACGTCCACCGCATGATGTGCGCCACCGACCCGGTCGCCGCGGCGGCCGCCCTGCGCGGCCGGGCCGAGCGCCCCGACCACCGGGAGACGCTCGCCGCCGTCACGGTCCCCGCGCTCGTCGTCGTCGGCCGCGACGACACGTACACCCCGGTGGCGGACGCGGAGGAGATGCACGCCCTGCTCCCCCACTCGACGCTCACGGTGATCGAACGGGCCGCGCACCTGCCCAATCTGGAGCGGCCCGAGGAGTTCGACGCGACCCTCGACGCCTTCCTTCGCTCACTCGTTCGGACCAGCTGA
- a CDS encoding DUF2630 family protein, with protein sequence MDNDEILDDIGALVEEERALRQRTGGLLPEERTRLAELEVRLDQCWDLLRQRRAKAEFGEDPDTAALRPAAEVESYRS encoded by the coding sequence ATGGACAACGACGAGATCCTGGACGACATCGGCGCCCTCGTCGAGGAGGAGCGCGCCCTGCGGCAGCGCACCGGCGGGCTCCTCCCCGAGGAACGCACCCGCCTCGCGGAACTCGAGGTACGCCTCGACCAGTGCTGGGACCTGCTGCGGCAGCGGCGCGCGAAGGCCGAATTCGGGGAGGACCCGGACACGGCGGCCCTCCGCCCGGCGGCGGAGGTCGAGTCCTACCGCAGCTGA
- a CDS encoding PLP-dependent aminotransferase family protein, with amino-acid sequence MEEYRRIADRVEAAVRDGRLRPGDRLPPQRVFARRHGIANSTAIRVYGELARRGLVVGEVGRGTFVRSAPPLPGPALAEATGAAPVDLQLNYPAAGRQSELMARALAALARPDVLAEAVSRPAAAVGTPEAREAAATVLARPGWAPDPDGVLFAGNARQAIAAALSALVPPGGRLGVEALTYPLVKAVAERLGIRLVPLALDAEGVRPDALEAAHRAAPLAAVYLQPTLQNPLSTIAGEGRRAELAELLRRLDLTAVEDTTWAFLLPDAPAPLAAHAPERVLLVDSLSKRLAPGLTVGYLVVPARLRVAAADALRSGAWTAGGLALAAAVRWTGDGTVAEAVAAKRADTVARHALLRRRLAGHALRTSPHAFYCWWELPAPWRAETFTAAAAARAGVAVTPGSAFAVGRSAAPDAVRLGLASPPVAVLDEALARLAAVAAEGP; translated from the coding sequence ATGGAGGAGTACCGGAGGATCGCGGACCGGGTCGAGGCCGCCGTACGGGACGGGCGGCTGCGCCCCGGCGACCGGCTGCCGCCGCAGCGGGTCTTCGCCCGCCGCCACGGGATCGCGAACTCGACGGCGATCCGGGTGTACGGGGAGCTGGCCCGCCGCGGACTGGTCGTCGGCGAGGTCGGCCGCGGCACCTTCGTCCGGTCCGCGCCCCCGCTGCCCGGACCCGCGCTCGCCGAGGCGACCGGCGCCGCTCCCGTCGACCTCCAGCTCAACTACCCCGCCGCCGGACGCCAGTCGGAGCTGATGGCCCGCGCGCTCGCGGCGCTCGCCCGGCCCGACGTGCTCGCCGAGGCCGTCTCCCGCCCGGCCGCCGCCGTCGGCACCCCCGAGGCCCGGGAGGCGGCGGCCACCGTCCTCGCCCGGCCCGGCTGGGCGCCGGACCCCGACGGCGTCCTCTTCGCCGGGAACGCCCGCCAGGCCATCGCCGCCGCGCTCTCCGCCCTCGTCCCGCCCGGCGGCCGCCTCGGCGTCGAAGCACTCACGTACCCCCTGGTCAAAGCGGTCGCGGAACGGCTCGGCATCCGGCTCGTCCCCCTCGCCCTCGACGCCGAAGGGGTGCGCCCCGACGCCCTGGAGGCCGCCCACCGGGCCGCGCCGCTCGCCGCGGTCTACCTCCAGCCCACCCTGCAGAACCCGCTCTCCACCATCGCCGGGGAAGGCCGGCGGGCCGAACTCGCCGAGCTGCTCCGCCGCCTGGACCTGACGGCCGTGGAGGACACCACCTGGGCCTTCCTCCTCCCCGACGCGCCCGCCCCGCTCGCCGCGCACGCCCCCGAGCGGGTCCTCCTCGTCGACAGCCTCTCCAAACGGCTCGCCCCCGGCCTGACCGTCGGCTACCTCGTCGTGCCCGCCCGGCTCCGGGTGGCGGCCGCCGACGCCCTGCGCTCCGGCGCCTGGACGGCCGGCGGACTCGCCCTCGCCGCCGCCGTCCGCTGGACCGGCGACGGCACCGTCGCCGAGGCCGTCGCCGCCAAACGGGCCGACACCGTGGCCCGGCACGCCCTGCTCCGGCGGCGGCTCGCCGGACACGCGCTCCGGACCTCCCCCCACGCCTTCTACTGCTGGTGGGAGCTGCCCGCCCCCTGGCGAGCGGAGACCTTCACGGCCGCCGCCGCCGCACGCGCGGGCGTGGCGGTCACCCCCGGCAGCGCCTTCGCGGTCGGCCGCTCCGCCGCCCCCGACGCCGTCAGGCTGGGCCTCGCGTCACCGCCGGTCGCCGTACTGGACGAGGCCCTGGCCCGGCTGGCGGCGGTGGCGGCCGAGGGGCCGTGA
- a CDS encoding universal stress protein, with protein MAGGRIVVGVDGSEPSLKALKWAAAQAALTGDPLQAVISWEYPAVWDTAMPGVPLQFDPEQLSERILDQALDATLTPQEAAAVTRTVVGGNAAQALLDTAEGASLLVVGDRGHSGFKAAVLGSVSSHVTQHAPCPAVVVRGEVRS; from the coding sequence ATGGCCGGCGGCAGGATCGTGGTGGGCGTGGACGGATCGGAACCGTCCCTGAAGGCGCTGAAGTGGGCGGCCGCGCAGGCCGCCCTCACCGGGGACCCGCTCCAGGCGGTGATCAGCTGGGAGTACCCCGCGGTCTGGGACACCGCGATGCCGGGCGTCCCCCTGCAGTTCGACCCCGAGCAGCTCTCCGAGCGGATCCTCGACCAGGCCCTGGACGCCACCCTCACCCCGCAGGAGGCCGCCGCCGTCACCCGCACGGTGGTCGGCGGCAACGCCGCCCAGGCCCTCCTCGACACGGCCGAGGGCGCGAGCCTGCTGGTCGTCGGCGACCGCGGTCACAGCGGCTTCAAGGCGGCGGTCCTCGGCTCGGTCTCCTCCCACGTCACCCAGCACGCGCCGTGCCCGGCGGTCGTCGTACGAGGCGAGGTCCGGTCGTGA
- a CDS encoding FUSC family protein — MARPVRITPPAWLTAGLKPAPAPIPWAAVARASVALSVPLAVGLATGQPAYGALVSMGALSGVIGDTADAYRMRVFNIAVPQAFGALGVTLGTLVFDEGWLAVAVLTLVALVSGMISSIGAVASVSGLLLLLNAVVGAGLPMPDPWWKAPVLLVLGGLFVLLLTLLGWPMRRAAPEREAVAATYRTVAELYEATGTAAYDEKRQAVTASLNQSYDLVLARRARQHGRAAPLVRILAQLNVVIPLVEAAPAAHLRAQLLGPLPPAVPAAVRGLADAVEEGRTGAPVLDLPVPERPAERAVDHALRHAAAVVHKADPDPYNVDDRLGRPAALRIRARRAARAVLLSEASWRYGLRLALCVGLAQALVSLIPVPRSYWVALTVTFVMKPDFGSVFSRAVLRAAGTAAGLVLAALVLSEVPRGWWDVPVMVVLAALIPAFSAKGYAFQTAAITPVILLLSDTLNHQGFDLVLPRLYDSLIGCGIALVAGYLLWPESWHVRIGDRLSDAVADTAAYVERAFAADSPDQGGRARARRKLYRDLSTVRSEFQRALTEPPPTGARAAAWWPLVVAVERIVDATTAARIRVDHGAPAPDPAEVAAVRRELRELADGLRGTDTLVEVRAELPGDESGVLAPLRQEVSAARAIAGPDLR, encoded by the coding sequence ATGGCTCGGCCCGTACGGATCACCCCACCCGCCTGGCTCACCGCCGGCCTGAAGCCGGCCCCCGCGCCGATCCCCTGGGCCGCCGTGGCCCGCGCCTCCGTCGCGCTGTCCGTGCCGCTCGCCGTCGGACTGGCGACGGGGCAGCCGGCGTACGGGGCGCTGGTCTCGATGGGCGCCCTCTCCGGCGTGATCGGGGACACCGCCGACGCCTACCGGATGCGGGTCTTCAACATCGCGGTGCCGCAGGCGTTCGGCGCCCTCGGCGTCACCCTGGGGACCCTCGTCTTCGATGAGGGCTGGCTCGCCGTCGCCGTCCTGACGCTCGTCGCCCTGGTCTCGGGGATGATCTCCTCGATCGGCGCGGTCGCCTCCGTCTCCGGTCTGCTCCTGCTGCTCAACGCGGTCGTCGGCGCGGGCCTGCCGATGCCCGACCCGTGGTGGAAGGCGCCCGTCCTCCTCGTCCTCGGCGGCCTGTTCGTCCTCCTCCTCACGCTCCTCGGCTGGCCGATGCGCCGCGCCGCCCCCGAGCGGGAGGCCGTGGCGGCCACGTACCGGACCGTCGCCGAGCTGTACGAGGCGACCGGCACGGCCGCGTACGACGAGAAGCGGCAGGCCGTCACCGCCTCCCTCAACCAGTCGTACGACCTGGTCCTCGCCCGCCGCGCCCGCCAGCACGGCCGCGCCGCCCCGCTGGTGCGGATCCTGGCCCAGCTCAACGTGGTCATCCCGCTCGTCGAGGCCGCTCCCGCCGCCCATCTGCGCGCCCAACTCCTCGGCCCGCTCCCACCCGCCGTCCCCGCCGCCGTGCGGGGGCTCGCGGACGCCGTCGAGGAGGGCCGCACCGGCGCCCCCGTCCTGGACCTGCCCGTGCCCGAGCGGCCGGCCGAGCGGGCCGTGGACCACGCCCTGCGGCACGCGGCGGCCGTCGTCCACAAGGCGGACCCCGACCCGTACAACGTCGACGACCGCCTCGGCCGCCCCGCCGCGCTGCGGATCCGGGCGCGCCGGGCGGCCCGCGCGGTCCTGCTCTCCGAGGCGTCCTGGCGGTACGGCCTGCGGCTGGCGCTCTGCGTCGGCCTCGCGCAGGCCCTGGTCTCGCTGATCCCCGTGCCCCGCTCGTACTGGGTCGCGCTCACCGTCACGTTCGTCATGAAGCCGGACTTCGGCTCGGTCTTCTCGCGGGCCGTCCTCCGCGCCGCCGGCACGGCCGCCGGGCTGGTCCTCGCCGCCCTCGTCCTCTCCGAAGTCCCCAGAGGGTGGTGGGACGTGCCGGTGATGGTCGTGCTCGCCGCGCTCATCCCCGCCTTCTCCGCGAAGGGGTACGCCTTCCAGACCGCGGCCATCACCCCGGTCATCCTGCTGCTCTCCGACACGCTCAACCACCAGGGCTTCGACCTCGTCCTGCCCCGCCTCTACGACTCGCTCATCGGCTGCGGGATCGCGCTGGTCGCCGGCTACCTGCTCTGGCCCGAGTCCTGGCACGTCCGGATCGGGGACCGGCTCTCGGACGCGGTCGCCGACACCGCCGCGTACGTCGAACGGGCCTTCGCCGCGGACAGCCCCGACCAGGGCGGCAGAGCGCGGGCCCGGCGCAAGCTCTACCGGGACCTGTCGACCGTCCGCTCCGAGTTCCAGCGGGCCCTGACCGAGCCGCCGCCGACGGGTGCCCGGGCCGCCGCCTGGTGGCCGCTCGTCGTCGCCGTGGAGCGGATCGTGGACGCGACGACCGCCGCCCGGATCCGGGTCGATCACGGCGCCCCGGCGCCCGACCCGGCGGAGGTCGCCGCCGTGCGGCGGGAGTTGCGGGAGCTCGCGGACGGGCTGCGCGGCACGGACACCCTCGTGGAGGTCCGCGCGGAGCTCCCCGGCGACGAGAGCGGAGTCCTCGCGCCGCTCCGACAGGAGGTGAGCGCGGCCCGCGCCATCGCCGGTCCCGACCTGCGGTGA
- a CDS encoding VOC family protein, giving the protein MDIRLELIGVPVTDVDRAKAFYEQVGFHTDHDVTVSEDIRFVQLTPPGSACSIALGKGITRMTPGSLDNMQVVVADIEAAHTELTARGIEVSDIDDQPWGSFVYFTDPDGNRWSVQQTTPRRTS; this is encoded by the coding sequence ATGGACATCAGACTGGAGCTGATCGGCGTCCCCGTCACCGACGTCGACCGGGCCAAGGCCTTTTACGAACAGGTCGGCTTCCACACCGACCACGACGTCACCGTCAGCGAGGACATCCGCTTCGTCCAGCTCACCCCGCCCGGCTCCGCCTGCTCGATCGCCCTCGGCAAGGGCATCACCCGGATGACACCGGGCTCGCTGGACAACATGCAGGTCGTCGTCGCCGACATCGAGGCGGCGCACACGGAGCTGACGGCACGTGGGATCGAGGTCAGCGACATCGACGACCAGCCGTGGGGCTCCTTCGTCTACTTCACGGACCCGGACGGAAACCGCTGGTCGGTCCAACAGACGACGCCACGCCGGACGTCGTAG